A stretch of the Lactuca sativa cultivar Salinas chromosome 9, Lsat_Salinas_v11, whole genome shotgun sequence genome encodes the following:
- the LOC111901716 gene encoding leucine-rich repeat receptor protein kinase EMS1 has product MGTEIKVWCLSCIIFGIFFVFHGDSAIVEQIPDRESLVSFKNALLNKHILSTWNHNTPHCQWEGVSCQHNRVTMLVLSQQSFHGPLPDSLFSLSNLIVLDLSSNQFSGELSPKISSLRKLRVLDLGKNQFSGKLPMELGELTQLRTLELGPNFFSGEIPKEIGKLLNLESLDLSSNSLTGTVPPELGNLHRLRSLGLGNNFLSGFLSPTLLTNLKNLIFLDVANNTLSGHIPPEIGILSNLTDLFIGINRFSGVLPPEIGNLSKLQNFFSPSCSIKGPLPETIANLKSLSKLDLSYNPLKSPIPKSIGQLQNLSILNLVYSELNGSIPSELGNCSNLRTLVLSFNSLTGSLPENLSQLPMLSFSAENNQISGELPSWLGKWDQINSLLLSGNRFSGQIPPEIGNCSLLNFIGLSNNLLTGSIPKEICKAVSLTEIDLESNLLSGSIHDTFIACSNLSQLLLSDNQIIGSIPGYFSKLPLMVLDLDSNNLTGSIPVSLWNSINLLEFSASNNMIDGNLPRDIGKSVILERLILSNNRLTGNIPKEIGILDSLSVLNLKSNQFTGSIPVELGNCVSLTTLDLGDNKLNGSIPAEISGLPELQCLILSNNDFSGSIPSSRKSKYFRQTGIPDSSYVQHHGLYDLSNNKLTGSIPDELGNCSVLVDLLLNGNMLSREIPKSLANLTNLTTLDLSGNQFSGGIPAELGGALKLQGLYLGNNNLSGGIPKSLGQLNSLVKLNLTGNNLSGSIPETFKNLNGLTHLDLSKNLLNGKLPSTLMVNLVGFFIQENRISGCLNELFNDSGSWRIEMMNLSNNLFTGEIPSSLGNLSFLTSLDLHRNGFTGEIPSELGNLIELEYLDFSNNKLSGRIPNKLCSISNLNLVNLEGNGLEGPVPRNGICSNTSRISLSGNKNLCGGILGMECPVEKFQTKPQFPYIWALISIVIGTLLIIIVTLLKLWMNRFKKRDNSEDEETDVSKLNTSSLDQNLYLITNSKSKEPLSINIAMFEQPLLKLTLVDILEATNNFCKSNIVGDGGFGTVYKAKLPDGKIVAVKKLNKSKTQGQREFLAEMETIGKVKHQNLVPLLGYCSFGEEKLLVYEYMVNGSLDLWLRNRTGGLEILNWTKRFKIAIGSARGLAFLHHGFIPHIIHRDIKASNILLNEDFEPKVADFGLARLISACETHVSTDLAGTFGYIPPEYGQSWRSTTRGDVYSFGVILLELVTGKEPTGPEFKDIEGGNLVGWVLKKMKKGQVVDVLDPTVVNGASKQAMIKTVQIAAICLSENPASRPSMLHVFKFLKAIKNDFL; this is encoded by the coding sequence ATGGGTACGGAGATCAAGGTTTGGTGTCTCTCATGCATAATCTTTGGCATCTTCTTCGTCTTCCATGGtgattccgccattgttgaaCAGATCCCAGATAGAGAAAGCTTGGTTTCCTTCAAAAACGCACTTCTAAACAAGCATATTCTCTCCACATGGAACCACAACACCCCGCATTGTCAATGGGAAGGTGTTTCATGCCAACACAATCGAGTCACAATGCTCGTTCTCTCACAACAATCGTTCCATGGCCCTCTCCCGGACTCCCTCTTCTCTCTTTCCAACCTCATTGTCCTCGACCTCTCTTCCAATCAGTTTTCCGGCGAGCTTTCACCTAAAATATCCAGTCTCCGGAAACTACGTGTGTTGGATTTGGGGAAAAACCAGTTTTCCGGCAAGCTACCGATGGAGCTAGGGGAGCTGACTCAGTTGCGAACGCTTGAGCTTGGACCCAACTTTTTTTCCGGCGAAATACCTAAGGAGATTGGGAAGTTGTTAAACCTTGAGTCTCTCGACCTCTCTTCCAACTCACTCACCGGAACAGTACCGCCGGAGCTTGGAAACCTCCATAGACTCCGATCACTTGGGCTTGGTAACAATTTTCTTTCAGGTTTTCTCTCTCCCACTCTCCTCACTAACCTGAAAAACCTAATTTTTTTGGATGTTGCTAATAACACACTCTCCGGCCATATTCCCCCTGAAATCGGAATTCTCTCAAACCTCACCGATCTTTTCATCGGAATCAACCGTTTCTCCGGTGTGCTTCCACCGGAAATCGGAAATCTTTCGAAACTACAGAATTTCTTCTCCCCTTCTTGCTCAATAAAAGGCCCATTGCCGGAAACAATTGCAAACCTCAAATCTCTATCGAAACTTGACCTTTCTTACAACCCCTTGAAGTCTCCTATCCCAAAATCCATCGGACAGCTACAAAATTTATCAATCCTAAACCTCGTTTACTCCGAACTCAATGGTTCAATACCTAGCGAGCTAGGAAACTGTAGTAATCTCAGAACATTGGTTCTTTCTTTCAATTCATTAACTGGGTCTTTGCCGGAAAACCTATCGCAGCTCCCAATGCTTTCGTTTTCTGCTGAAAACAACCAGATTTCCGGTGAGTTACCATCGTGGCTCGGCAAATGGGACCAAATAAACTCACTTTTGCTGTCGGGTAATCGGTTCTCCGGACAGATCCCACCGGAAATCGGTAATTGCTCACTGCTTAATTTTATTGGTTTAAGCAACAACTTGTTAACAGGTTCGATTCCCAAAGAAATATGCAAGGCTGTTTCGTTAACAGAGATTGATCTCGAGAGTAATCTGCTTTCTGGTTCGATTCATGACACGTTTATAGCTTGTAGCAATTTGTCTCAGTTGTTGTTGTCGGATAACCAGATTATCGGGTCCATACCCGGTTACTTCTCGAAGCTTCCATTGATGGTTCTTGATCTCGATTCCAATAACTTAACCGGTTCAATTCCGGTGAGTTTATGGAACTCAATAAATCTGTTGGAGTTTTCTGCTTCAAATAACATGATAGATGGTAATCTCCCCAGAGACATTGGGAAATCTGTTATATTAGAAAGGTTGATTCTTAGCAACAATCGACTCACCGGAAATATCCCCAAAGAAATCGGAATACTTGATTCTCTTTCCGTTCTTAACCTGAAGTCCAATCAATTTACCGGTTCCATTCCTGTCGAACTTGGGAATTGTGTTTCTCTCACGACATTAGACCTCGGTGATAACAAACTCAACGGGTCAATTCCGGCGGAAATCTCCGGTTTACCGGAGTTGCAATGCTTGATTCTTTCAAACAATGATTTCTCCGGGTCAATTCCGTCGTCAAGAAAGTCAAAGTATTTCCGGCAAACCGGAATCCCGGATTCCAGTTACGTTCAGCACCATGGCCTCTACGATCTTTCCAACAATAAATTGACGGGTTCGATTCCGGATGAACTCGGGAATTGTTCGGTTTTGGTGGATCTTTTGCTAAATGGCAACATGCTTTCACGGGAGATACCAAAATCTTTAGCCAACCTTACGAATCTCACCACCTTGGATTTATCCGGTAATCAGTTTTCCGGCGGGATTCCGGCGGAATTGGGTGGTGCTTTGAAGTTGCAAGGGTTGTATTTGGGGAATAATAATCTCTCCGGTGGGATACCTAAAAGTCTCGGTCAACTTAACAGCTTGGTCAAACTTAATCTGACTGGGAACAACCTTTCCGGGTCAATACCCGAAACGTTTAAGAACTTAAACGGGTTGACCCATTTGGATTTAAGCAAGAATCTCCTCAATGGCAAACTTCCTTCTACTCTCATGGTGAATCTAGTTGGGTTTTTTATCCAAGAAAACAGGATTTCAGGTTGTTTAAATGAGTTGTTTAATGATTCTGGTTCATGGCGGATTGAGATGATGAATCTGAGTAATAACTTGTTTACTGGTGAAATTCCTTCGTCTTTGGGGAATTTGTCGTTCCTGACATCATTGGATCTTCACCGGAATGGATTCACAGGGGAAATTCCGTCGGAATTAGGGAATTTAATCGAGCTAGAGTACTTGGATTTCTCAAACAACAAGCTTTCAGGTCGAATACCCAACAAATTATGCAGTATCTCGAATTTAAATCTTGTGAATTTGGAGGGAAACGGATTAGAAGGTCCTGTTCCTCGGAATGGAATCTGTAGCAATACGTCAAGAATTTCATTATCGGGGAACAAAAATCTTTGCGGTGGAATCCTCGGAATGGAATGCCCTGTTGAAAAATTCCAAACAAAACCACAGTTTCCATACATCTGGGCTTTAATTTCAATCGTGATCGGAACTTTACTGATCATCATCGTCACTCTCTTAAAACTCTGGATGAACAGATTCAAGAAACGCGACAATTCCGAAGATGAAGAAACAGATGTCAGCAAATTAAACACCAGTTCACTCGATCAAAATCTCTATTTAATAACCAATAGCAAGTCAAAAGAGCCATTAAGCATCAACATAGCCATGTTTGAACAACCCCTTCTAAAACTAACCCTCGTCGACATCCTAGAAGCCACCAACAACTTCTGTAAATCAAACATCGTCGGCGACGGCGGATTCGGCACAGTCTACAAAGCAAAATTACCAGATGGAAAAATCGTCGCAGTGAAGAAACTAAACAAATCAAAAACACAAGGGCAACGAGAATTCTTAGCTGAAATGGAAACAATCGGGAAAGTAAAACACCAAAATCTTGTCCCATTGTTAGGGTATTGTTCTTTCGGTGAAGAAAAGCTTCTCGTTTACGAATACATGGTGAACGGAAGTTTGGATCTATGGTTACGAAACCGAACCGGCGGTTTAGAAATCTTGAACTGGACCAAACGGTTCAAGATCGCAATCGGGTCAGCCCGTGGGTTAGCCTTTTTGCACCATGGATTCATCCCACATATCATTCATCGAGACATTAAAGCTAGTAACATTTTACTCAACGAAGATTTTGAACCAAAAGTTGCTGATTTTGGGCTTGCGAGGTTGATTAGCGCATGTGAGACTCACGTGAGCACTGATTTAGCCGGAACTTTTGGTTATATTCCGCCGGAGTATGGTCAAAGCTGGAGGTCAACGACGAGGGGTGATGTTTATAGCTTCGGTGTGATTCTTCTTGAATTGGTCACCGGAAAAGAGCCCACAGGGCCTGAGTTTAAGGATATTGAAGGTGGGAATTTGGTGGGGtgggttttgaagaagatgaagaaaggtCAGgttgttgatgttcttgatccaaCGGTTGTGAATGGTGCTTCGAAACAGGCGATGATCAAGACTGTTCAGATTGCTGCCATCTGTCTCTCCGAAAATCCAGCTAGTCGCCCTAGTATGCTTCATGTGTTTAAGTTCTTGAAAGCAATCAAAAATGACTTCTtgtga